A part of Larkinella insperata genomic DNA contains:
- a CDS encoding OmpH family outer membrane protein → MKNASLVLNAVLAVAVAVLYYLHFSEKQTAEPVAASTTKSTPARKTVYVNVDSLLTNYEYFKDTRKVLESKRFQLDNELNNKGRSLQNEVAFFQQRAQTMTMEQGRATEAALQKKQQDLMAYRDRVVQQLAEEEQKKNEELYNQIHDYLKKVNRQNQYDFVMGYSKGGGILFADSTLDATKTIIAGLNKEYQQKQQPKK, encoded by the coding sequence GTGAAAAACGCATCTCTTGTTTTGAACGCTGTGCTGGCGGTAGCTGTAGCGGTCTTGTATTATTTGCACTTCTCGGAAAAACAAACCGCTGAACCCGTAGCGGCCAGTACAACCAAATCAACCCCTGCCCGCAAGACGGTTTATGTGAACGTTGATTCCTTATTAACCAATTACGAATATTTTAAAGACACCCGGAAAGTTCTCGAAAGCAAACGCTTTCAACTGGATAATGAATTGAATAACAAAGGCCGGTCTCTGCAAAATGAAGTAGCCTTTTTTCAGCAACGGGCTCAGACCATGACCATGGAGCAGGGGCGGGCTACCGAAGCGGCTCTGCAAAAGAAACAGCAGGACCTGATGGCCTACCGCGACCGTGTTGTGCAGCAACTAGCGGAAGAAGAGCAAAAGAAAAACGAGGAACTGTATAATCAGATTCATGACTACCTGAAGAAAGTGAACAGACAGAATCAGTATGATTTTGTGATGGGTTATTCAAAAGGGGGCGGGATTTTGTTTGCGGATAGCACGCTTGACGCAACGAAAACGATTATCGCCGGTTTGAACAAAGAATATCAGCAAAAGCAGCAGCCTAAGAAGTAA
- a CDS encoding HNH endonuclease translates to MGRKVLVLNQDYSALGICSVPKAFLLVYLNKAELVAQSEVFVLRTVDDEYPSPTVIRLHRYIHLPYKGVMLNRQNIFKRDGNRCQYCGKHDDLTLDHVLPKSRGGKTNWDNLITACKRCNSQKGDLTPEEAGMKLYQKPFKPSFLVFLRDFSGSVEETWMPFLVKREKLY, encoded by the coding sequence ATGGGTAGGAAAGTCCTAGTACTGAATCAAGATTATAGCGCACTAGGCATCTGTTCTGTACCAAAAGCGTTCTTGTTAGTCTACCTGAACAAAGCAGAACTGGTTGCTCAATCTGAAGTTTTCGTCCTGCGCACAGTAGACGATGAATACCCGTCGCCCACCGTCATCCGGCTCCACCGTTACATCCACCTGCCCTACAAGGGAGTCATGCTCAATCGGCAGAATATTTTCAAGCGTGATGGAAACCGTTGTCAGTACTGCGGGAAGCACGACGATTTAACACTGGATCATGTTCTGCCTAAATCGCGGGGGGGGAAAACCAACTGGGATAACCTCATCACGGCCTGTAAACGCTGCAATTCGCAGAAAGGTGATCTGACGCCGGAAGAAGCCGGAATGAAATTGTACCAAAAACCGTTCAAACCCTCTTTTCTGGTTTTTCTGCGCGACTTTTCCGGGTCGGTGGAAGAAACCTGGATGCCGTTCCTGGTGAAACGCGAGAAACTGTACTGA
- a CDS encoding GH3 auxin-responsive promoter family protein, producing the protein MTLLNTTLKWLLQRRVPRIEAMMARPGEMQQGVFQQLISKGRHTHWGRQHQYDSIRSVRDFQERVPVSSYEDLFPYIERTMKGEQKLLWPSRIHWFSKSSGTTNARSKFIPISQESLDESHFKGGKDMMALYIANRPESKAFEGKGLSIGGSLHENPYSPHGFAGDVSAVVMKNLPSWAQYIRTPPIDVALMDKWEAKIDRMAEVTSRENVTSILGVPTWALVLLEKVLALTGKQSILEVWPNFEVFIHGAVAFQPYRELFANEVFPSAGINYLEIYNASEGFFAIQDDLKRVGEMLLMLDYGIFYEFVPIEDADKPFPKALTIEEVELNKNYALIISTNGGLWRYRIGDTVRFTSRYPFRLRVSGRTKHFINAFGEEVIIENAETAITRACEATGATVSDYTAGPVYMGSGTNGCHEWIIEFSSEPDNFATFCTTLDQTLRQVNSDYDAKRYNDMVLQAPIVHPVPRGTFYEWMKTRGKLGGQHKVPRLSNSREYLDDILGRLTTLS; encoded by the coding sequence ATGACCCTGCTGAATACGACACTGAAATGGCTGCTGCAACGGCGTGTGCCTCGCATCGAAGCGATGATGGCGCGCCCCGGTGAAATGCAGCAGGGCGTTTTTCAACAACTGATCAGCAAAGGGCGGCATACCCACTGGGGGCGGCAGCACCAGTACGACTCGATTCGCAGTGTGCGGGACTTTCAGGAGCGCGTGCCGGTTTCGTCTTACGAGGATTTGTTTCCCTACATTGAACGCACCATGAAGGGTGAGCAGAAACTGCTCTGGCCCTCTCGGATTCACTGGTTTTCCAAATCATCGGGCACCACCAACGCCCGCAGCAAGTTTATCCCCATCTCGCAGGAGTCACTGGACGAAAGCCATTTCAAAGGCGGAAAAGATATGATGGCGCTTTACATCGCCAACCGCCCGGAGAGCAAAGCGTTCGAAGGAAAGGGATTGTCGATCGGCGGTAGTCTGCACGAAAACCCGTATAGCCCGCACGGTTTTGCGGGCGATGTATCCGCCGTCGTCATGAAAAACCTGCCTTCCTGGGCGCAATACATCCGGACTCCACCCATCGATGTAGCGCTCATGGACAAGTGGGAAGCCAAGATTGACCGGATGGCCGAGGTTACGTCCCGCGAAAATGTGACGAGCATCCTGGGCGTGCCAACCTGGGCGCTGGTGTTGCTGGAAAAAGTCCTGGCGTTAACGGGGAAACAGAGCATTCTGGAGGTCTGGCCGAATTTCGAAGTCTTCATTCACGGCGCGGTGGCGTTTCAGCCGTACCGCGAATTGTTTGCCAACGAAGTATTTCCGTCGGCTGGCATCAACTACCTCGAAATCTACAATGCATCCGAGGGGTTCTTCGCCATTCAGGACGACCTGAAACGGGTTGGCGAAATGCTGTTGATGCTGGATTACGGCATTTTCTATGAATTTGTGCCCATCGAAGATGCCGACAAGCCCTTCCCCAAGGCGCTGACCATCGAGGAAGTAGAGCTAAATAAAAATTACGCCCTCATTATTTCAACCAACGGTGGCCTGTGGCGGTACCGGATCGGCGATACCGTTCGCTTTACTTCCCGCTACCCCTTCCGGCTGAGAGTCAGCGGGCGAACCAAGCATTTTATCAATGCGTTTGGCGAGGAAGTAATCATCGAAAACGCCGAAACAGCCATTACGCGGGCTTGTGAAGCAACCGGCGCCACCGTCAGCGACTATACCGCCGGACCGGTTTATATGGGTAGCGGAACCAACGGTTGCCACGAATGGATTATCGAGTTTTCCAGCGAACCGGATAATTTCGCCACCTTCTGCACTACGCTCGATCAAACGCTCCGGCAGGTCAATTCCGACTACGACGCCAAGCGGTATAACGACATGGTGTTGCAGGCACCCATTGTCCACCCCGTTCCGCGGGGCACCTTTTACGAATGGATGAAAACCCGGGGCAAGCTCGGAGGACAGCATAAAGTGCCGCGCCTGAGCAACAGCCGGGAGTATCTGGATGATATTCTGGGCCGGCTGACCACCCTCTCCTAA
- a CDS encoding penicillin acylase family protein gives MKIVIALLCCLISIGLTVSLDRQWGTVPAFGRLLSPFEGFWQNAEIEDAGSEQTLSIEGTRDQVTVLFDDLHVPHIFARNDYDAYFAQGYVTARDRLWQMEFQTHAAAGRISEVIGERALELDRNKRRLGMAYGAEQSLTGMLADPATRSALEAYTAGINAYIAQLKPARHPIEYKLLGYAPEPWTPLKCAFLLKQMTQTLAAGADDLLMTNVRRKLGPALTANLFPDYPFKEDPIIPVGTRWDFTPVKIPSAPVDSETDSSMAWNWQRHDPAIGSNNWAVGPQKSATGYPILANDPHLTLSLPSIWYQIQLVTPTLNVYGVSLPGAPGVIIGFNKEVAWGVTNVGADVLDFYKIRFRDNRRQEYWHDGKWKPVRRRIERIKVKGKPDVVDTVLYTHHGPVAYLLEEKPFTTNIPTGYAIRWIAHEVDNGLKTFYLLNRAKTYDDYVTALSFYTAPAQNFVFANAAKDIAISPNGRFPLKWRGQGKFLLDGTRAANDWQGWIPAAQNPRVKNPPRGFVSSANQFSTDPTYPYYINWEFETPDRGMRINQRLAAMQRVTVDSLRQLQNDVYNHQASTFLPVLLPRIREKDLSGSQKQALRTVRQWNYQQDTASVAGTIFMEWLEHLDRVIWADDLPDEPGQPMRFPNAVRTLQLLSEEPDARWFDNVLTTNRKETIQDAVTSSFQSTIDSLAKQYGPLGKSWAWADHKQTGVRHLIPGLDAFSALNVQIGGGPRIVNAAGRRAGPSWRMVVQTGPQPRAYGVFPGGQSGNPGSPYYLNMLETWRKGELYELLYLQSAAQKHPRIHSTLTLTR, from the coding sequence ATGAAAATAGTAATAGCTCTACTTTGCTGTCTCATTTCGATTGGATTAACAGTTTCATTAGATCGGCAGTGGGGGACGGTTCCGGCTTTTGGGCGGTTGCTCAGCCCATTTGAGGGTTTCTGGCAAAACGCGGAAATTGAGGATGCAGGTTCGGAGCAAACGCTATCGATCGAAGGCACGCGGGATCAGGTAACGGTGCTGTTCGACGACCTGCACGTCCCTCACATCTTCGCCCGGAATGATTACGATGCCTATTTTGCCCAAGGCTATGTGACGGCCCGGGACCGGCTCTGGCAGATGGAATTTCAGACTCACGCAGCCGCCGGACGCATTTCAGAGGTCATTGGCGAACGGGCTCTCGAGCTGGATCGCAACAAAAGGCGGCTGGGCATGGCGTACGGTGCCGAACAATCACTGACCGGTATGCTAGCTGATCCCGCCACCCGATCGGCGCTGGAAGCCTACACGGCGGGAATCAACGCTTACATCGCCCAACTGAAACCAGCTCGGCATCCCATCGAATACAAACTGCTGGGCTACGCCCCCGAGCCGTGGACGCCCTTAAAATGCGCCTTTCTGCTTAAGCAAATGACGCAAACGCTGGCGGCCGGCGCCGACGATCTGCTGATGACCAACGTACGTCGGAAGTTAGGGCCAGCGCTTACGGCCAATTTATTTCCCGATTATCCTTTCAAAGAAGACCCCATCATCCCGGTCGGTACGCGCTGGGATTTTACGCCGGTCAAAATACCGTCGGCACCGGTCGATTCCGAAACCGATAGCAGTATGGCCTGGAACTGGCAGCGGCACGATCCGGCCATTGGCAGCAACAACTGGGCCGTAGGTCCGCAGAAGTCGGCGACCGGTTACCCTATTCTTGCAAACGACCCCCACTTAACGCTTAGCCTGCCCTCCATCTGGTACCAGATTCAGTTGGTTACGCCTACCTTAAACGTTTACGGTGTTTCGCTGCCGGGCGCGCCGGGCGTCATTATCGGTTTCAATAAAGAAGTGGCCTGGGGCGTTACCAACGTGGGAGCCGACGTGCTTGATTTTTACAAAATTCGGTTTCGGGATAACCGGCGTCAGGAATACTGGCACGATGGTAAATGGAAGCCCGTCCGTCGGCGTATCGAACGCATCAAAGTGAAAGGAAAGCCCGATGTGGTGGATACAGTATTGTATACCCACCACGGTCCGGTGGCGTATCTGCTGGAGGAAAAACCTTTTACGACCAACATTCCAACGGGGTACGCCATACGCTGGATTGCCCATGAAGTAGACAATGGCTTGAAAACGTTTTACCTGCTGAACCGGGCCAAGACGTACGATGACTACGTAACGGCTTTGTCTTTTTACACGGCCCCGGCGCAAAATTTTGTCTTTGCCAACGCTGCCAAAGACATTGCCATTTCACCAAACGGGCGGTTTCCACTTAAATGGCGCGGCCAGGGTAAGTTTTTATTGGATGGCACCAGGGCGGCCAACGACTGGCAGGGCTGGATTCCGGCTGCGCAGAATCCCCGCGTCAAAAATCCGCCGAGAGGATTCGTCAGTTCGGCCAATCAGTTTTCCACGGATCCTACGTATCCTTACTATATAAACTGGGAATTCGAGACGCCCGATCGGGGAATGCGCATCAACCAGCGGCTGGCGGCCATGCAGCGGGTAACCGTCGATAGCCTGCGTCAGTTGCAGAACGATGTCTACAACCACCAGGCGTCTACTTTTCTGCCCGTTTTGTTGCCCCGCATTCGCGAAAAGGATTTATCGGGAAGTCAGAAGCAGGCGCTCAGAACCGTCCGGCAGTGGAACTACCAGCAGGATACGGCTTCGGTTGCGGGCACCATCTTTATGGAATGGCTGGAGCACCTGGATCGCGTTATCTGGGCCGATGATCTTCCGGACGAACCCGGCCAGCCGATGCGCTTCCCGAACGCCGTCCGGACCCTGCAATTACTCTCCGAAGAGCCTGATGCGCGTTGGTTTGATAACGTTTTGACGACCAACCGCAAAGAAACGATTCAGGATGCTGTCACGAGCAGCTTTCAAAGCACAATCGATTCACTGGCCAAGCAGTACGGCCCGCTGGGGAAAAGCTGGGCCTGGGCCGACCATAAACAAACCGGAGTCCGGCACCTGATCCCCGGGCTGGATGCATTCAGTGCCCTAAATGTTCAGATTGGCGGAGGGCCCCGCATCGTGAATGCCGCCGGACGCCGGGCCGGGCCGTCGTGGAGGATGGTGGTGCAAACCGGTCCGCAACCGCGTGCTTACGGGGTGTTTCCCGGTGGTCAATCGGGAAATCCGGGCAGTCCTTATTACCTGAACATGCTTGAAACCTGGCGGAAGGGAGAGCTGTATGAGCTGCTCTATCTTCAATCAGCAGCTCAGAAACACCCGCGTATTCATTCCACGCTTACCCTGACTCGTTAA
- the smpB gene encoding SsrA-binding protein SmpB, whose translation MADKTLAKQIEIRNRRASFEYFFLETFVAGIMLTGTEIKSVRQGKVNLGDAYCLFFNEELYVRQMHISQYTEGTYNNHEPLRDRKLLLQKRELKRLVNKLTDQGLTIIPTKLFINDRGFAKLEIALAKGKKLYDKRDSIKERDVSREMSREQY comes from the coding sequence ATGGCAGATAAAACACTTGCAAAGCAGATTGAGATTCGGAACCGACGAGCCTCTTTTGAATATTTTTTTCTGGAAACTTTCGTGGCCGGCATCATGCTGACGGGCACAGAAATTAAATCGGTACGGCAGGGAAAAGTGAACCTGGGTGATGCCTACTGTCTTTTTTTTAACGAAGAATTGTATGTGCGGCAAATGCACATTTCTCAGTATACGGAAGGAACGTACAACAATCACGAGCCCCTGCGGGATCGCAAACTGTTGCTGCAGAAGCGGGAGCTCAAGCGCCTGGTCAATAAACTGACCGATCAGGGATTGACCATTATTCCCACTAAGCTCTTCATCAACGATCGGGGGTTTGCCAAGCTAGAAATTGCTCTGGCGAAAGGGAAGAAGCTGTACGATAAACGCGATTCTATTAAGGAACGAGACGTTTCCCGCGAGATGAGCCGCGAACAATATTAG